The Halopseudomonas sabulinigri genome window below encodes:
- the recB gene encoding exodeoxyribonuclease V subunit beta: protein MSNQRPLALRCPLRGSRLIEASAGTGKTFTISALYLRLVLGHGEGESAFSRELLPPDVLVVTFTEAATQELRDRIRARLVEGAQAFRGELNEPDPIVAGLLADIPETEHASAARKLDIAAQWMDQAAVSTIHSWCQRMLREHAFDSGSLFTQTLETDQRDLLAEVARDYWRLHCYHLQGSALAWVQQSWQQPEALLGKARLLFTPAANEPTTALQALLDEALAQRDAQLAELKAPCADLADSLEALLDQAVEQGVVDKRKIQKRYYAPWFETLRQWALAPEQVKLELPPAAWARLSEDGLGEAWKKGAVPDHPALRGLPQLREALAALPNPEGDALRHAADWMSVRFEQEKRRRAQMGFDDMLTRLDAALQGPNGDRLAEVIRQQFPVALIDEFQDTDPLQYRIFDRIYRVAENDQDSALLLIGDPKQAIYAFRGADIHTYLRARGDTAGRHENLDTNFRSSQAMVTAVNRVFEQAEQHFAAGAFLFRQGDDNPMPFLPVQARGRSEVWSYQGEQAPALTAWLLESEEPLTGDTYRREMAERCASEMTALLQAGQQGRAGFARSDKPFVSVRPADMAVLVRTGREAQLIRDALAARGVRSVYLSDKDSVLATQQAQDVLRWLRACAEPGNDRLLRAALASHSLHLNWQALDQLNQDERLWEQRVDQFRDYRRIWQRQGVLPMLHRLLHDFALPARLQQQDDGERALTNLLHLAELLQRAARELDGEQALIRHLAELIRRADEGAGDEQVLRLESDAELVKVVTIHKSKGLEYPLVFLPFICLSRPVRADQPLRLSDGWVLKPDADQVAEADRERLGEDLRLLYVALTRARHACWLGMADLKSGNNKQSVLHHGAIAWLLGGGAALESSTQLKDWLTRWQPDGEVVALQAAPEVRDERLAQLNDGPALVDARSPAHGRFDSWWIGSYSALALSGESTDSALAEWIADDERQSRFVPLRRGEQPTIHRFPRGPQPGTFLHGLLELAAQEGFAALKDAERCHRWLAPRCQRRGWGEWSECLSDWLGQLLQRPGLVPSTELALGELPPSRYQSEMAFMFAASKVDVQQIDRLVTAMTLDGLPRPALQRDRLNGLFKGYIDLVLEHEGRYYVLDYKSNWLGATPADYSEAAMSRALLEHRYDLQYVFYLLALHRQLQARLTDYDYDRHIGGALYWFVRGVDAENGGLCHQRPPRELIETLDRLFAGQPVEEIDHAG, encoded by the coding sequence ATGAGCAACCAACGCCCCTTGGCCCTGCGCTGCCCGCTGCGCGGTAGCCGCCTGATTGAAGCCAGTGCAGGTACCGGCAAGACCTTCACCATCTCTGCGCTGTATCTGCGGCTGGTGCTGGGCCACGGCGAGGGCGAAAGCGCCTTCAGCCGTGAACTGCTGCCGCCGGATGTGCTGGTCGTAACCTTTACCGAAGCCGCGACCCAGGAACTGCGCGACCGCATTCGCGCGCGGCTGGTCGAGGGCGCGCAGGCCTTCCGTGGCGAATTGAATGAGCCGGACCCGATCGTCGCCGGGTTGCTGGCGGACATCCCCGAAACCGAACACGCCAGCGCCGCGCGCAAGCTGGATATCGCCGCCCAGTGGATGGATCAGGCCGCGGTCTCGACCATTCACAGCTGGTGTCAGCGCATGCTGCGCGAGCACGCCTTCGACAGCGGCAGCCTGTTTACCCAGACGCTAGAAACTGACCAACGCGACCTGCTGGCCGAGGTCGCGCGTGACTACTGGCGATTGCATTGCTATCACTTGCAGGGTTCAGCGCTCGCCTGGGTGCAGCAAAGCTGGCAGCAGCCGGAAGCGCTGCTCGGTAAGGCACGGTTGCTGTTCACCCCCGCTGCAAATGAACCGACAACGGCACTGCAAGCGCTGCTGGACGAAGCTCTGGCCCAGCGCGATGCGCAACTGGCTGAACTCAAGGCTCCGTGTGCCGACTTGGCAGACAGCCTTGAAGCGCTGCTGGATCAGGCGGTAGAGCAGGGCGTGGTCGACAAACGCAAGATTCAGAAGCGCTATTACGCGCCCTGGTTCGAAACTCTGCGCCAGTGGGCGCTGGCGCCCGAGCAGGTGAAGCTAGAGTTGCCGCCGGCAGCCTGGGCCCGGCTCAGCGAAGACGGCCTCGGCGAGGCCTGGAAGAAGGGCGCCGTGCCCGATCACCCGGCGTTGCGCGGCTTGCCGCAATTGCGCGAGGCGCTGGCCGCATTGCCCAACCCCGAGGGTGATGCGCTGCGCCACGCGGCGGACTGGATGTCGGTGCGTTTCGAGCAGGAAAAGCGTCGCCGCGCGCAGATGGGGTTTGATGACATGCTGACCCGGCTCGATGCCGCGCTGCAGGGCCCCAACGGCGACCGACTGGCGGAGGTGATCCGCCAGCAGTTCCCGGTCGCGCTGATCGACGAGTTTCAGGATACCGACCCGTTGCAGTACCGCATCTTCGACCGAATCTACCGGGTAGCGGAAAATGATCAGGACAGCGCGCTGCTGCTGATCGGCGACCCCAAGCAGGCGATTTACGCCTTCCGCGGCGCGGATATTCACACCTACCTGCGGGCCCGTGGCGACACCGCCGGGCGGCACGAGAATCTGGATACCAACTTCCGCTCCAGCCAGGCGATGGTCACGGCGGTGAACCGGGTATTCGAGCAGGCAGAGCAGCACTTTGCCGCTGGCGCCTTCCTGTTCCGCCAGGGCGACGATAACCCCATGCCGTTTTTGCCGGTGCAGGCGCGCGGGCGCAGCGAAGTGTGGAGCTATCAGGGTGAACAGGCGCCGGCCTTGACCGCCTGGCTGCTGGAGTCCGAAGAGCCGCTGACGGGTGACACCTATCGGCGGGAAATGGCCGAGCGCTGCGCCAGCGAAATGACCGCCTTGCTGCAGGCCGGACAGCAGGGCCGCGCTGGCTTTGCCCGCAGCGACAAGCCGTTTGTGTCGGTACGCCCGGCCGATATGGCGGTGCTGGTGCGTACCGGCCGCGAGGCGCAGCTGATTCGTGATGCCTTGGCCGCTCGCGGTGTGCGCAGCGTCTATCTGTCTGACAAGGATTCGGTTCTGGCAACGCAGCAGGCGCAGGATGTGCTGCGCTGGCTGCGCGCCTGTGCCGAGCCCGGCAACGACCGCCTGCTGCGCGCGGCACTCGCCAGCCACAGCCTGCACCTCAACTGGCAAGCACTGGATCAGTTGAATCAGGACGAGCGCCTGTGGGAGCAGCGGGTCGACCAGTTCCGCGATTATCGCCGCATCTGGCAGCGCCAGGGTGTGCTGCCGATGCTGCACCGCCTGCTGCACGACTTTGCGCTGCCTGCCCGGCTGCAACAGCAGGACGATGGCGAGCGGGCGCTGACCAACCTGCTGCATCTGGCCGAGCTGCTGCAACGCGCGGCCCGCGAGCTGGATGGTGAGCAGGCGCTTATCCGCCATCTGGCCGAGCTGATCCGCCGCGCTGACGAGGGCGCAGGGGACGAACAGGTGCTGCGGCTGGAAAGCGACGCCGAGCTGGTTAAGGTGGTGACCATCCACAAGTCCAAGGGTCTGGAGTACCCGCTGGTATTTCTGCCCTTCATTTGCCTGAGTCGCCCGGTGCGGGCGGATCAGCCGCTGCGCCTGAGTGACGGCTGGGTATTGAAGCCGGACGCGGATCAGGTGGCCGAGGCCGACCGCGAGCGACTGGGTGAAGATCTGCGGTTGCTTTATGTGGCGCTGACCCGCGCCCGCCACGCCTGCTGGTTGGGTATGGCCGACCTCAAGAGTGGCAACAACAAGCAGTCGGTGCTGCATCACGGCGCGATCGCCTGGCTGCTCGGCGGTGGCGCCGCGCTGGAGTCGTCTACTCAACTGAAAGACTGGCTGACCCGCTGGCAGCCGGACGGCGAGGTGGTCGCGCTGCAGGCCGCGCCAGAGGTCCGTGATGAGCGGCTGGCGCAACTGAATGACGGCCCGGCGCTGGTCGATGCCCGCAGCCCGGCGCACGGGCGTTTCGATTCCTGGTGGATCGGTTCCTACAGTGCGTTGGCGCTCAGCGGAGAGAGTACCGACAGTGCGCTGGCCGAGTGGATTGCCGACGACGAGCGCCAGAGTCGCTTTGTGCCGCTGCGCCGTGGCGAGCAGCCGACCATTCACCGCTTCCCGCGTGGCCCGCAGCCCGGCACCTTTTTGCACGGCTTGCTGGAGTTGGCGGCGCAGGAGGGCTTTGCGGCGCTGAAGGATGCCGAGCGTTGCCACCGCTGGCTGGCGCCGCGTTGCCAGCGTAGAGGCTGGGGTGAGTGGAGTGAGTGTCTGAGTGACTGGTTGGGGCAATTGCTGCAGCGCCCGGGGCTAGTACCCAGTACCGAGCTGGCGCTGGGTGAGCTGCCGCCGTCGCGTTACCAGAGCGAAATGGCCTTTATGTTTGCCGCCAGCAAGGTCGACGTGCAGCAGATCGATCGGTTGGTCACGGCGATGACGCTGGACGGGTTGCCGCGCCCGGCGTTGCAGCGTGACCGCCTGAATGGCCTGTTCAAGGGCTATATCGACCTGGTGCTGGAGCATGAAGGGCGTTATTACGTGCTCGACTACAAATCCAATTGGCTGGGTGCGACCCCGGCCGACTATAGCGAGGCGGCCATGAGCCGGGCGCTGCTGGAACACCGCTACGACCTGCAATACGTGTTCTACCTGCTGGCGCTGCACCGCCAGTTGCAGGCACGGCTGACGGACTATGATTACGACCGCCACATTGGCGGTGCGCTTTACTGGTTTGTCCGCGGCGTCGACGCGGAGAACGGCGGCCTCTGCCATCAGCGCCCGCCGCGCGAACTGATTGAAACACTGGATCGCCTGTTTGCCGGTCAGCCGGTTGAGGAGATTGACCATGCAGGGTGA
- the recD gene encoding exodeoxyribonuclease V subunit alpha — MQGDQLDLLGTLDRSAEQLDSAAALLQLLDDWQANGWLRALDRAFAGFLLEQAPDTGPAVLLAAALVSHQLGHGHVCLDLAATLAEPDFALSLPPEGESLLDTPLPSAVLAGVTLELWCEALRASRVVDSQPPEQGSCPLVLIGQRLYLRRYWQHERQVVSILHQRLQQPLPVAGDLPARLDALFTGSQQNPDWQRIACALAARGRFSIITGGPGTGKTTTVVRLLALLQTPAVEADKPLRIRLAAPTGKAAARLTESIGRQVGALPVDKAVRDAIPTEVSTLHRLLGSLPESRHFRHHAGNPLALDVLVVDEASMIDLEMMANLLAALPPQARLVLLGDKDQLASVEAGAVLGDLCRRADAGCYSPATVDWLQQVSGQSLAGSGLQPGDESTHLLEQQTAMLRHSHRFGADSGIGELARAVNRCDATAARDLLQRGKFDDIQSRRLNGSNDPAFSALVLGGDGALPGYGAYLSTLREQRPGADVPADDPRWVAWAAAVLNAFDRFQLLCAVRRGEWGVEGINQRVADLLTRRGLLRADTLWYEGRPVLVTRNDYSLGLMNGDIGIALRIREPALHAGQSETEALRVAFPRNDGKGGIRFVLPSRLPEVETVFAMTVHKSQGSEFEHAVLVLPEARNPVLTKELVYTAITRASQHFSLLESRLGVLEAAVQTPVRRISGLDLSPGAS, encoded by the coding sequence ATGCAGGGTGATCAACTGGATCTGCTCGGCACGCTCGACCGTTCTGCAGAGCAGCTCGATAGCGCAGCCGCGCTGCTGCAATTGCTGGATGACTGGCAGGCCAACGGCTGGCTGCGCGCGCTGGACCGCGCCTTCGCTGGCTTTTTGCTGGAGCAGGCACCGGACACCGGCCCGGCAGTGCTGCTGGCGGCGGCGCTGGTCAGCCATCAATTGGGCCATGGGCATGTTTGCCTGGATCTGGCCGCGACGCTGGCCGAACCGGACTTTGCCTTGTCGCTGCCACCGGAGGGCGAAAGCCTGCTCGACACGCCGTTGCCTTCGGCCGTGCTGGCGGGCGTCACGCTGGAACTATGGTGCGAGGCGCTGCGGGCCAGCCGGGTAGTTGATAGTCAGCCGCCGGAGCAGGGCAGCTGCCCGCTGGTGCTGATCGGCCAACGCCTGTATCTGCGCCGCTACTGGCAGCACGAGCGGCAGGTCGTATCGATTCTGCATCAGCGCCTGCAGCAACCGTTGCCTGTGGCAGGGGACCTGCCCGCGCGGCTCGATGCCCTGTTTACCGGCAGTCAGCAGAACCCGGACTGGCAGCGCATTGCCTGCGCGCTGGCGGCGCGCGGGCGCTTCAGCATCATCACCGGCGGCCCCGGCACCGGTAAAACCACCACGGTGGTGCGCCTGCTGGCGCTGCTGCAGACGCCCGCGGTGGAAGCGGATAAGCCGCTGCGTATTCGCCTGGCCGCACCGACCGGCAAGGCCGCTGCGCGGCTGACCGAGTCGATTGGGCGGCAAGTGGGAGCACTGCCAGTCGACAAAGCGGTGCGCGACGCGATTCCGACCGAAGTCAGCACGCTGCATCGTCTGCTCGGCAGCCTGCCGGAGAGCCGCCACTTCCGCCATCACGCGGGCAACCCGCTGGCACTGGATGTGCTGGTGGTAGACGAAGCCTCGATGATCGACCTGGAAATGATGGCCAACTTGCTGGCCGCTCTGCCGCCGCAGGCGCGCCTGGTGTTGCTGGGTGACAAGGATCAGCTCGCCTCGGTGGAAGCGGGCGCGGTGCTGGGCGATCTGTGTCGCCGCGCCGACGCCGGCTGCTACTCACCGGCCACGGTCGATTGGCTGCAGCAGGTGAGTGGGCAGTCGCTGGCAGGCAGCGGCCTGCAGCCCGGCGACGAGTCGACCCATCTGCTGGAGCAGCAAACCGCCATGCTGCGCCACTCCCACCGCTTTGGCGCCGACAGCGGCATCGGCGAGCTGGCCCGCGCCGTGAACCGCTGCGATGCCACCGCCGCGCGCGATCTGCTGCAGCGTGGCAAATTTGATGACATCCAGAGTCGCCGCCTGAATGGCAGCAACGATCCCGCGTTCAGCGCATTGGTGCTGGGTGGTGACGGGGCGCTGCCGGGCTATGGTGCTTATCTGAGCACACTCAGGGAGCAGCGCCCGGGAGCAGATGTACCTGCTGATGACCCGCGCTGGGTAGCCTGGGCTGCTGCCGTGCTGAATGCCTTTGATCGCTTTCAGCTGCTCTGTGCGGTACGCCGGGGCGAATGGGGCGTCGAAGGTATCAACCAGCGGGTCGCCGATCTGCTGACCCGCCGCGGCCTGCTGCGTGCCGACACGCTCTGGTATGAAGGACGCCCGGTGCTGGTGACCCGCAACGACTACAGTCTGGGCTTGATGAACGGCGATATCGGCATTGCCCTGCGCATTCGTGAGCCGGCCCTGCACGCCGGTCAGTCGGAAACCGAAGCGCTGCGCGTTGCCTTCCCGCGCAATGATGGCAAGGGCGGCATTCGCTTTGTGCTGCCCAGTCGTTTGCCAGAGGTGGAAACGGTGTTTGCCATGACCGTGCACAAGTCCCAGGGCTCGGAGTTCGAGCACGCTGTGCTGGTGCTGCCGGAGGCGCGCAACCCGGTGCTGACCAAGGAACTGGTCTACACCGCCATTACCCGCGCCAGTCAACACTTCAGCCTGCTGGAAAGTCGCCTCGGTGTGCTGGAGGCGGCGGTGCAAACGCCGGTGCGGCGCATCAGCGGGCTGGACCTGAGTCCGGGCGCCAGCTGA
- a CDS encoding NADPH-dependent FMN reductase, with product MSLRITLIAGSNRPDAQSSRVARYLAARLQQLGAESDIIDLAAEPLPLWPAETDNNPWPDMAEKLRAAQAVVVITPEWHGMACPAVKNLFLYAGRRELAHKPGLLVSVSAGQGGAYPIAEMRSSSYKNCRLCYLPEHLIIRHVESVMGEQDGGEDDQRIRARADWSLQLLLDYAGAMRELHEKHRSPPPDFMNGM from the coding sequence ATGAGTTTACGCATTACCCTGATCGCCGGCTCCAACCGCCCGGACGCCCAGAGCAGCCGGGTAGCCCGCTACCTGGCTGCGCGCTTGCAGCAACTGGGCGCCGAGAGCGACATCATCGACCTGGCCGCCGAACCCTTGCCGCTGTGGCCAGCAGAAACTGACAACAACCCCTGGCCTGACATGGCCGAGAAGTTGCGCGCGGCGCAGGCGGTAGTCGTCATTACCCCCGAGTGGCACGGCATGGCCTGCCCGGCGGTGAAGAACCTGTTCCTCTACGCTGGGCGCCGCGAGCTGGCACACAAGCCAGGGCTGCTGGTGAGCGTCTCTGCGGGACAGGGCGGCGCCTATCCGATTGCCGAGATGCGTAGCTCCAGCTACAAGAACTGCCGGCTGTGCTACCTGCCGGAGCACCTGATCATTCGCCATGTGGAGTCGGTGATGGGTGAACAGGATGGCGGCGAGGATGATCAACGCATCCGCGCCCGCGCTGACTGGTCACTGCAGTTGTTGCTGGATTACGCCGGCGCCATGCGCGAGCTGCACGAGAAGCACCGCAGCCCACCGCCGGACTTCATGAACGGTATGTAA